AGGCCGCGGGGTTCTGGGCAGGCAAGACCCGCCTTAGAAAATGTAACGCACGCCTACGCGCAGCTCGTCGATGTCCAGGTCGGCACCGCCGTCCTCGAGCTCGCTCGAGCTGTAGTCTGCACCGGCGGCCCAGTTGGGCGCGAAGCCGTACAGCGCGCCCAGCTTGAAGCCCCAGCCGTCCGAGTCGCCGATGTCGGTGTACTTGACCTGGCCGTTCAGCTCGAAGTTGGCAGACATCAGCCCGCGCAGGCCGCCCGCGATGCCGAAGCCGTCGTCATCCACGTCGCCGAATCCCGGGATGTCCACTTCGACATCTTCGTACGAGACCACGCCGTAGGCGTCCAGCGTGCTGGATAGCGGGCTGCGGCCGCCCACGCCGACGTTGAAGGTGCTGACGTCGATGTTGCTGTCATCCAGGCCGACGTCGGAGTAGCTGCCATTGACGAAGAACGTATCATCGATGGCGAACGAGGCATTGAAATTGAAGCCGTCGCCATCATCACTGCCTGCGCCCGAAAGGTCGAAATCCTGGTCAGCGATGTAGTTCAGTTCTGCATAGCTGTAGCCGATCCCCTCCGCATTGGCTGCCAGGGGTAGCAGCAACAGCAACAACATCCGGTATTTACGCATCATCGCAGTCTCTCCTTGGGGTTTTTATGCGGTTTGGGGCTGAGGGCGTGAAACAGTGCCGTCAGGGTGCAGGAATGGTAGCACCGGAATGGTGCAATCAAAAGCCAGCCTTCGGGCAAGCCGTAAAGGCTGGATGTCGCAGGCGGCTCGGTCCCGACCGCGGGAGGCGGGGCTGTTAAACTGCTGTGCTTATGCCGCCGTCACTCCCCGTCCTGGTGCTGAAACCCCGCGAAGACAAGCGTCTGCGCGTCGGCCATCTGTGGATCTACAGCAACGAGGTGGACACGACCCGATCGCCGCTGAAAGGGCTGGCCCCCGGCGCGCTGTGCCGCGTGCAGGACAGCCGTGGGCAGGTACTCGGCCTGGCGACGGTCAATCCGAGTACGTTGTTGTGCGGGCGCCTGCTGACGCGCCGCGCGGACGCGGTGATCGATGAGCAATGGTTCATCCGCCGCATCCGGCGGGCGCTGGCCCTGCGCGAGCGGCTGTACACACAGCCGTTCTACCGCCTCGTGTACGGCGAGTCGGACGGGCTGCCGGGACTGGTGGTGGACCGCTACGGCGAGACCTGCGTGGTGCAGATCGGCACGGCCGGGATGGAGTGCCTCAAGCTCGAAATCATCGAGGGCCTCAAGCACACGCTGGCCCCGGCCGGCATCCTGTTCCGCAACGATGGGGCCATGCGCGAGCTGGAAGGCCTTCCCGCCTATGTCGAAGCCGTCGGCGACGTGCCCGAGGTGGTCGAGATCGAGGAGGGCGGGGTACGCTTCGCCGTGCCGCTGGCCGGCGGGCAGAAGACCGGCTGGTTCTACGACCAGCGCGCCAACCGCGACCGGCTGGGCGCCTATGTGCGGGGCAAACGTGTACTCGATGTCTTCAGTTACATCGGTGGCTGGGCCTTGCGCGCGGCGAAGTCAGGGGCGGCCGCGGTGAGCGCCGTGGACAGCTCAGCAGTCGCCTTGGAGGCCGCGCAGCGCAACGCCGCCTTGAACGGGCTGGCGCTGGAGACGCTCAAGGGCCAGGCGGCAGAAGTTCTCAAACAGCTGCGCGACGCCGGACGCCGGTTCGACGTGGTGATCGTGGATCCGCCGGCGCTGGTCAAACGCAAAAAGGACCTCGATGCCGGCGCCGAGCATTACGCCCAGCTCAATCGCCTCGCCATGCAGCTGCTGGAAGGCGACGGCATGCTGATAGCCTGCTCCTGCTCGCATCACATGAGTGAGGCGCAGCTGCAGCGCCTGCTGCTGCGCGAGGCGCGCCACCTGGGGCGCCATCTGCAGATCCTCGAGCGCGGCGGGCAGGGGCCCGACCATCCCGTACACCCTGCGATCCCCGAGACCTTCTATCTCAAGGCCTTTTTCTGTCGTGTGCTGGATGCCGGGGGCTGACGGCCCAATGCTAGAATCCGGACTCGAATTTCCGGCCTGACAATACTGGAAGGGCATGCTGACCCACCCCGGCTTCGATCCCGTCGCGCTCAAGCTCGGCCCCGTCGCCATCCACTGGTACGGGCTGATGTACCTGATTGCGTTCTACCTCGGCTGGTGGCTGGCCACGCGCCGCGCCCGTGCGACGGGCTCGGGCTGGACGCCGCAGCAGATGACGGACCTGCTGTTCTACGTCGTGCTGGGCGTGATCCTGGGCGGACGCATCGGTTATGTGCTGTTCTACGGCTTCGAGTGGTTCGTCGAGAATCCGCTGGTGCTGTTCAAGATCTGGGAAGGCGGCATGTCCTTCCACGGCGGCCTGCTCGGTGTGTTGGCGGCGTATGCGATCTATGCGCGCCTGAACGGCCGCTCCTTCTTCGAGGTGGCCGATTTCCTCGCACCGCTGTACCCGATCGGCCTGTTTCTGGGCCGCATCGGCAATTTCATCAATGCCGAGCTGTGGGGGCGGCCGACCGACCTGCCCTGGGGCATGGTGTTCCCCAACGCCGGCCCCGAGCCGCGTCATCCCTCGCAGCTGTACGAGGCCGGTCTTGAAGGCCTGCTGCTGTTCGCGATCCTGTGGTGGTACTCGGCCAGGCCGCGTCCACGCATGGCGGTGTCGGCGCTGTTCGCGCTGCTCTACGGACTGTTCCGCTTCGCCGTCGAGTTCGCGCGCGAGCCGGATGCGCACCTCGGCTACCTGGCCTTCGGCTGGCTCACCATGGGCATGCTGCTGTGCCTGCCGATGATCCTGATCGGCGCGGGCCTGCTGTGGTATGCCTACCGCCGCGCGGCGAGGGTGGCCTGATGCGCCAGTATCTCGACCTGATGCAGCGCGTGCTCGACGAGGGCGTGCGCAAGGAAGACCGCACCGGCACCGGCACCCTGAGCGTGTTCGGCCACCAGATGCGCTTCGATCTGGCGCAGGGCTTCCCGCTGCTGACCACCAAGAAGCTGCACCTGAAGTCCATCATCCATGAGCTGCTGTGGTTCCTGAAGGGCGACACCAACACCGCCTACCTCAAGCAAAACGGCGTCAGCATCTGGGACGAGTGGGCGACCGAGAGCGGTGAGCTGGGGCCGGTGTACGGCTACCAGTGGCGCAGCTGGCCGCTGCCGAACGGCGGGCATGTGGACCAGATCGCGCAGCTGCTGCAGCAGATCCGCAGCAAGCCGCACAGCCGGCGGCTGATCGTTTCGGCCTGGAACGTCGCCGACCTGCCGGACGAGAGCCTCAAGCCGCAGGACAACGTGAAGCAGGGGCGGATGGCGCTGGCACCCTGCCATGCCTTCTTCCAGTTTTACGTCGCGGACGGCCGGCTGTCCTGCCAGATGTACCAGCGCAGCGCCGATGTGTTCCTGGGCGTGCCCTTCAACATCGCCTCCTATGCGCTGCTGACGATGATGATCGCGCAGGTCTGCGACCTGGCGCCGGGCGAGTTCGTGCATGTGCTGGGCGACACGCACCTGTATCTGAACCACCTCGAACAGGCCCGCGAGCAGCTCAGGCGCGAGCCCTACCCCCTGCCGACGATGCGGATCAATCCCGAGGTCAAGGACCTGTTCGCGTTCCGCTACGAGGATTTCCGCCTGGAGAATTACCAGGCGCATCCGCACATCAAGGCGCCGATCGCGGTGTGAGCATGCCCCGTATCTCGATCGTCGTGGCGATGGACGAGAACGGGCTGATCGGTGCGCGCAACGGGCTGCCCTGGCGCCTGCCCAACGATCTCAGGCACTTCAAGC
The genomic region above belongs to Nevskiales bacterium and contains:
- a CDS encoding outer membrane beta-barrel protein; translated protein: MMRKYRMLLLLLLPLAANAEGIGYSYAELNYIADQDFDLSGAGSDDGDGFNFNASFAIDDTFFVNGSYSDVGLDDSNIDVSTFNVGVGGRSPLSSTLDAYGVVSYEDVEVDIPGFGDVDDDGFGIAGGLRGLMSANFELNGQVKYTDIGDSDGWGFKLGALYGFAPNWAAGADYSSSELEDGGADLDIDELRVGVRYIF
- a CDS encoding class I SAM-dependent rRNA methyltransferase, whose product is MPPSLPVLVLKPREDKRLRVGHLWIYSNEVDTTRSPLKGLAPGALCRVQDSRGQVLGLATVNPSTLLCGRLLTRRADAVIDEQWFIRRIRRALALRERLYTQPFYRLVYGESDGLPGLVVDRYGETCVVQIGTAGMECLKLEIIEGLKHTLAPAGILFRNDGAMRELEGLPAYVEAVGDVPEVVEIEEGGVRFAVPLAGGQKTGWFYDQRANRDRLGAYVRGKRVLDVFSYIGGWALRAAKSGAAAVSAVDSSAVALEAAQRNAALNGLALETLKGQAAEVLKQLRDAGRRFDVVIVDPPALVKRKKDLDAGAEHYAQLNRLAMQLLEGDGMLIACSCSHHMSEAQLQRLLLREARHLGRHLQILERGGQGPDHPVHPAIPETFYLKAFFCRVLDAGG
- the lgt gene encoding prolipoprotein diacylglyceryl transferase; its protein translation is MLTHPGFDPVALKLGPVAIHWYGLMYLIAFYLGWWLATRRARATGSGWTPQQMTDLLFYVVLGVILGGRIGYVLFYGFEWFVENPLVLFKIWEGGMSFHGGLLGVLAAYAIYARLNGRSFFEVADFLAPLYPIGLFLGRIGNFINAELWGRPTDLPWGMVFPNAGPEPRHPSQLYEAGLEGLLLFAILWWYSARPRPRMAVSALFALLYGLFRFAVEFAREPDAHLGYLAFGWLTMGMLLCLPMILIGAGLLWYAYRRAARVA
- a CDS encoding thymidylate synthase translates to MRQYLDLMQRVLDEGVRKEDRTGTGTLSVFGHQMRFDLAQGFPLLTTKKLHLKSIIHELLWFLKGDTNTAYLKQNGVSIWDEWATESGELGPVYGYQWRSWPLPNGGHVDQIAQLLQQIRSKPHSRRLIVSAWNVADLPDESLKPQDNVKQGRMALAPCHAFFQFYVADGRLSCQMYQRSADVFLGVPFNIASYALLTMMIAQVCDLAPGEFVHVLGDTHLYLNHLEQAREQLRREPYPLPTMRINPEVKDLFAFRYEDFRLENYQAHPHIKAPIAV